From Verrucomicrobia bacterium S94, the proteins below share one genomic window:
- a CDS encoding peptidase: MSESFAKPVVSRDEWIARLPDRDKKLYAMYSSVTDCIVTDQAVMNVPVDDHMVHRGDGVFESFKCVNGSLYNLEDHLERLEKSCRAVGIALPVSREEMGRIIIQTVRAGGRPNALIRLLLSRGQGTMGVNPYACYYPEIYVVVYEMKDAKIGQLPEGASVGLSKIPIKPGLFAQVKTCNYLPNVLMKKEAVDMGVDFTVSLDENRCIAEGATENIGIVTRGKELFMPPPDRVLAGTTARRAMEFAQQLKAKRILTNAEFRPINLGAVRSAAEVHIYGTTPNVTPVTVFDGSPVGDGKPGPIAQRLFEMLKEEMIPDSTRLTRVF, translated from the coding sequence ATGTCTGAATCGTTTGCCAAGCCCGTTGTCAGCCGCGATGAATGGATCGCTCGTCTTCCGGACCGGGATAAGAAGCTCTATGCCATGTATTCATCGGTCACTGATTGTATTGTGACAGATCAGGCTGTGATGAACGTGCCGGTGGATGATCATATGGTTCATCGTGGCGACGGGGTCTTTGAATCGTTCAAATGTGTGAACGGCAGTCTGTACAATCTGGAGGATCATCTGGAGCGTCTGGAAAAATCGTGCCGTGCAGTGGGTATTGCGCTTCCGGTATCGCGGGAGGAGATGGGGCGGATTATTATTCAGACCGTGCGTGCCGGCGGACGGCCGAATGCGCTCATACGTCTGCTGCTTTCACGCGGGCAGGGGACGATGGGGGTGAACCCCTATGCCTGTTATTATCCGGAAATCTATGTGGTGGTTTATGAGATGAAGGACGCGAAAATCGGACAGCTGCCGGAGGGGGCCAGTGTGGGGCTCAGCAAGATCCCGATCAAACCGGGTCTTTTTGCCCAGGTGAAAACCTGTAACTATCTACCGAATGTGCTCATGAAAAAAGAGGCGGTGGATATGGGGGTCGATTTTACCGTTTCGCTCGATGAAAACCGGTGTATTGCCGAAGGGGCGACAGAAAATATCGGTATAGTCACCCGCGGTAAGGAGCTGTTCATGCCGCCGCCGGACCGGGTGCTGGCCGGAACGACCGCCCGGCGGGCCATGGAGTTTGCGCAGCAGCTTAAAGCGAAGCGCATTCTGACGAATGCGGAATTCCGGCCGATTAATCTCGGTGCGGTTCGGTCTGCAGCCGAGGTCCATATATACGGAACCACGCCGAACGTTACGCCGGTTACTGTATTTGACGGCAGCCCTGTCGGTGATGGAAAACCCGGGCCGATTGCACAGCGTCTTTTCGAGATGCTTAAAGAAGAGATGATTCCTGACAGCA
- a CDS encoding YjbQ family protein: MKSYRKELWFNAPKRRQIIHITPEVEECLRESGIREGLCLVNAMHITASVFINDNESGLHSDFERWLEKLAPEKPYGQYAHNGYEDNADAHLKRTVMGREVVVAVTDGKLDFGPWESIFYYELDGMRDKRVLVKIIGE, translated from the coding sequence ATGAAATCGTATCGGAAAGAACTTTGGTTTAATGCGCCGAAACGTCGGCAGATCATTCATATCACGCCGGAAGTTGAAGAATGCCTGCGTGAATCGGGAATCCGGGAAGGGCTGTGCCTGGTGAATGCCATGCACATTACGGCATCGGTTTTTATTAATGATAATGAAAGCGGACTGCATTCCGATTTCGAGCGCTGGCTTGAAAAACTTGCTCCGGAAAAACCGTATGGACAGTATGCGCACAATGGTTATGAGGATAATGCGGACGCTCATCTGAAGCGCACCGTTATGGGCCGCGAAGTGGTGGTGGCCGTCACGGACGGAAAACTGGATTTCGGTCCGTGGGAATCGATTTTCTATTATGAACTCGACGGGATGCGCGATAAACGCGTCCTCGTCAAGATCATCGGGGAATAG
- a CDS encoding SDR family oxidoreductase has protein sequence MKNVIKKRVLVTGGAGFLGSFLCERLLDEGCDVICMDNFFTGRKANIAHLMSNPYFELMRHDVTFPFYVEVDEIYNLACPASPVHYQFDPVQTTKTSVHGAINVLGLAKRVKAKVFQASTSEVYGDPDVHPQPESYWGHVNPIGIRSCYDEGKRCAETLFFDYWRQHNLRIKVVRIFNTYGPRMHPHDGRVVSNFIMQALRGEDITIYGDGTQTRSFCYVSDLIEGWIRLMNSPDEITGPINIGNPGEFTMIELAENVIELTNSSSKLVYEPLPADDPKQRKPDITLAKEKLGWEPKVPLREGLAKTIEYFDGLLKQ, from the coding sequence ATGAAGAATGTTATCAAAAAGCGGGTGCTCGTAACCGGAGGTGCCGGTTTCCTGGGATCCTTTCTCTGTGAACGGCTGCTGGACGAAGGATGCGATGTCATCTGCATGGATAACTTCTTCACCGGGCGGAAGGCCAATATTGCACACCTGATGAGCAATCCTTACTTTGAGCTGATGCGTCACGACGTCACGTTCCCGTTCTATGTCGAGGTCGACGAAATCTACAATCTCGCCTGTCCGGCTTCTCCGGTTCACTACCAGTTTGATCCCGTGCAGACCACGAAAACCAGCGTTCACGGCGCCATCAATGTGCTTGGACTGGCCAAACGCGTGAAAGCCAAGGTTTTCCAGGCATCGACGTCAGAAGTCTACGGCGATCCGGATGTCCACCCGCAGCCGGAATCCTACTGGGGCCACGTCAACCCCATCGGCATCCGCTCCTGTTACGACGAAGGAAAACGCTGCGCCGAAACCCTCTTTTTCGATTACTGGCGTCAGCACAACCTGCGCATTAAAGTGGTCCGCATTTTCAACACCTACGGTCCCCGCATGCATCCGCACGATGGCCGGGTTGTTTCCAACTTCATCATGCAGGCCCTGCGCGGCGAAGACATCACGATTTACGGCGACGGAACACAGACCCGTTCTTTCTGCTATGTTTCCGACCTGATTGAAGGATGGATCCGCCTGATGAATTCCCCCGATGAAATCACCGGTCCTATCAACATCGGCAATCCCGGAGAATTCACCATGATCGAACTGGCGGAAAATGTGATTGAACTGACCAACTCATCCTCGAAACTGGTCTATGAGCCGCTGCCAGCCGACGACCCGAAACAGCGCAAACCCGATATCACGCTGGCCAAAGAAAAACTCGGCTGGGAACCGAAAGTTCCACTGCGAGAAGGCCTGGCGAAAACCATTGAATATTTTGACGGTCTGCTGAAACAGTAA